Genomic segment of Mycolicibacterium psychrotolerans:
CGCTGATGCTCGTCGCGGTTGGACCGGACCCGCCCGGAATCCTCGGCCAGCGGGTCCCGCTGCGCGCGAAGGGGCTCACGCCACTCGTCGCGGAGCACGGGAACGCGACCGCTCCCGCGACGCCCCGGGTCGTAGGTCACCGACACAGGATGTCACAGGATGACCGGCCCGGACCTCCGGCGCGCCTGCACCGGGAAGATGTCCTGCCGCCCGCGCCCAGCCAACGGTAGTAGTGTCAGCGGAACCGAACTCACGACGGCGGAAGCGCCGGCAGTAGAACTCGAGGTCCTGATGAGCGAACTCGCCAGAACGGCGCAGCGGCGCGGTGGGCAGCCGGCCAACGGCACCGGCCTGCCCAGCACCAGCGCAGCCCGGCGCGGTAACCGGCTGCCCCGTGACGAGCGCCGTGGCCAGTTGTTGATCGCCGCCAGCGAAGTGTTCGTCGACCGTGGCTACCACGCCGCCGGGATGGACGAGATCGCCGAGCGCGCCGGCGTCAGCAAACCGGTGCTCTATCAGCACTTCTCGTCGAAGGTGGAGCTGTACCTCGCGGTGTTGCAGCGCCATGTCGACAATCTTGTCTCCGGGGTGCGCCAGGCACTGCGCACCACCACGGACAACCGGCAGCGCGTGCGCGCGGCGGTCGAGGCGTTCTTCGACTTCATCGAGCACGACAGCCAGGGCTACCGGCTGATCTTCGAAAACGACTACGTGACCGAACCC
This window contains:
- a CDS encoding TetR/AcrR family transcriptional regulator; protein product: MSELARTAQRRGGQPANGTGLPSTSAARRGNRLPRDERRGQLLIAASEVFVDRGYHAAGMDEIAERAGVSKPVLYQHFSSKVELYLAVLQRHVDNLVSGVRQALRTTTDNRQRVRAAVEAFFDFIEHDSQGYRLIFENDYVTEPQVAAQVKVATEACTDAVFDLISHDSGLEPHRARMIAVGLVSISVDSARYWLNNERPIAKDDAVEGTVAFIWGGLSHVPLTRS